One region of Pangasianodon hypophthalmus isolate fPanHyp1 chromosome 15, fPanHyp1.pri, whole genome shotgun sequence genomic DNA includes:
- the zgc:122979 gene encoding dnaJ homolog subfamily B member 5, protein MVLIWTQFGVKHKNVKCKVRVIHGEESWSSEEVHEDPEIPSPPSSPVCLDHYAVLGVSSDSNEEEIRRAYKRLALRYHPDKNPDADAEEKFKQIAQAYEVLTDPEKRSLYDQQGLSKAPMSSAKADPTPSGPKVDTHAWRIFFNFEFDSDEDLFNPFLRNPQPHLGRHHSSKTGPHPGGVSEVHDLHVSLEDILTGVTKRVKVTRLRPTEKNVLQPEERVIDVEVKKGWKEGTKITFPGEGHGASGHGLNDLTFVVREKKHTHFRREGSNIVYTATITLREALCGCTVSVPTLDGQTKPVPCSDVIKPGSVRRLIGEGLPRAKNSAQRGDLLVEFQVVFPERIPPSSKEIIKHSLGQC, encoded by the exons ATGGTTCTCATCTGGACGCAGTTTGGCGTGAAGCATAAGAACGTCAAGTGCAAGGTGCGAGTGATCCACGGCGAGGAAAGCTGGTCCTCCGAG GAGGTGCATGAGGACCCTGAGATACCCAGTCCTCCTTCTTCACCAGTGTGTCTAGACCACTATGCTGTATTAGGGGTGTCGAGCGACTCAAACGAGGAGGAGATCAGACGTGCATACAAGCGCCTGGCACTGCGCTACCATCCCGACAAAAACCCAGATGCGGATGCAGAGGAGAAGTTCAAGCAGATTGCACAAGCCTATGAGGTCCTCACAGACCCTGAGAAGCGCAGCCTCTATGACCAGCAAG GTTTGTCTAAGGCACCAATGTCTTCTGCTAAAGCAGACCCAACCCCTAGTGGCCCCAAGGTCGACACCCACGCCTGGCGCATCTTCTTCAACTTCGAGTTCGACTCAGATGAGGACCTCTTCAACCCATTTCTGAGGAACCCTCAACCCCACCTGGGCCGACACCATAGCAGCAAGACAGGGCCCCACCCTGGGGGCGTATCTGAGGTGCATGACCTCCACGTGTCACTGGAAGACATTCTGACAGGTGTTACGAAGCGCGTGAAAGTCACTCGGCTCCGGCCCACAGAAAAAAACGTGCTTCAGCCGGAGGAGCGAGTGATCGACGTAGAGGTGAAgaaaggatggaaggaagggaCAAAGATCACCTTTCCAGGGGAGGGACATGGGGCGTCAGGTCATGGCCTGAATGACCTCACGTTTGTGGTCAGAGAGAAGAAGCATACTCACTTCAGACGAGAAGGGTCCAACATCGTCTACACAGCCACCATTACGCTGagagag gCATTGTGTGGATGTACTGTTAGTGTTCCCACCCTGGATGGACAGACAAAGCCTGTCCCCTGCAGTGATGTCATCAAGCCTGGCTCAGTGAGAAGACTAATAGGGGAGGGACTTCCCCGGGCTAAGAACTCAGCCCAGCGTGGTGACCTGTTGGTCGAGTTCCAGGTGGTGTTTCCAGAGCGTATCCCACCATCCAGCAAAGAGATCATCAAACACAGCCTTGGACAGTGTTAA